The genomic window TTCCAGATACCGAACTGTTACACCAAACTTCAAAGTTAGCTGCTAACACAGGGGTAATCAACTTAAAAGGGCATTTTACGACAGCTAAATTAGTTGAATCGGAAACGATGGAACAGGGGTTAGCTAGGATTAAACAAGATCCAAACGTTGAGTCAGTGGAACCCAGATATTTATATTATAAACAAGCTTCCGCACCGAACGATCCTGAATTTGCTAGACTTTGGGGATTGAGTAATACTGGACAAACTCTAACTTCTCCAAGTTATACCGCAAACACCAGTAACCCAGGAACCTCCGGCAAAGACATGAATGTATTAGGAGGATGGGATGTGACGACTAACTGTAATAATACTATCGTAGCCGTTCTTGATACTGGAGTGACTTATAATCACCAAGACTTAGTGGGTAATATGTGGGATGGTTCTGGTGGTTGTGTGAACCAAAATGGAACAGCCATTGGTGGCGGTTGCCCTAATCATGGTTACGATTTTGCCAGTGGAGATAATAACCCTAGTGACGAAGAAGGGCATGGAACTCACGTGGCAATGACCATCGGAGCCGTAGGAAACAATGGTGTTGGAATTTCTGGTGTTTGCCAATCAGCAAAAATTATGGCTGTTCGTGTTCTTGGACTTGGCGGAGGAACCAACGACAATATCGCCAATGGAATTTATTTTGCCGTTCGCAATGGAGCTAAAGTCATCAATATGAGTTTAGGTGGTACGAGTTTCAGTACAGCGATCAACTCAGCGATTGAATTTGCTAGATCCAGTGATGTATTGGTAGTGGTGGCTGCTGGAAATGAAGGAACAAACTTACTCACCGGTGCCTCTTATCCGTGTGAGAATACAAACGCCAATCTAATCTGTATTGCCGCTTTGGATCAAAAACATGCCCTTGCTAACTTTTCGAATTACGATACAAATGCGACACTAGCCAGTCGTAGTGTTGATTTCGGTGCTCCTGGAACAAATATCTACAGTGGATATGGAACGGAAGTATCCTATAACGAAAATGCAACCAGCTATTCTGATTGGACGTATTCCACAACGGGAACAGCTTGGGCATCTTCCACTTGTACACTTTCAAATTACAAAATGTTAGTCACTGCAGATTGTACTTTAGCAAATGCTTTGTTTGATAGCTCGGCAAATACCATCACAACGACTGCTTTGAATACAAATAGTATCGTATATAAAAACTTTACGATTCCAGCAGGTGCTACGAATGTTTCCCTTTCCCACTTCATAGTAAGTTATGGCGAAAGACAATCAGCAAGTGCTTGTTACGATTATATCCAAGCAAAATATTCTGTGACGGCAGGTTCTCCTGCAGCCGGAACTACCTTGACCATGTATGATAGCAATTTTGCCAATTTTCAATCCCAACTTTGTAGAAATGGTTCAAATACATTTATAAGCAATTCTGCAGATACTAAAATTCTTACCAATTGTATCGGTGGAGCTGGGACAAATTGTACAGTAGGTTACAGGTTGGTAAGTGATACTTCAGGTGCCTACTTTGGTGGACTTGTTGGAGACGTATTCCTTACTGCATGGGCACCATCAACAACTGCATATACTAATTTGAATGGAACATCAATGGCAACTCCGAATGCGGCAGGGGTTGCGGCTCTGATTCGTTCCTATAACCAAAGT from Leptospira brenneri includes these protein-coding regions:
- a CDS encoding S8 family serine peptidase, whose amino-acid sequence is MNFNKKSITKILTVATMLVVTNILISEPVWNIEQTNLDTDAFRAKSKAGKQLPYLPGEVVITFKKQVPDTELLHQTSKLAANTGVINLKGHFTTAKLVESETMEQGLARIKQDPNVESVEPRYLYYKQASAPNDPEFARLWGLSNTGQTLTSPSYTANTSNPGTSGKDMNVLGGWDVTTNCNNTIVAVLDTGVTYNHQDLVGNMWDGSGGCVNQNGTAIGGGCPNHGYDFASGDNNPSDEEGHGTHVAMTIGAVGNNGVGISGVCQSAKIMAVRVLGLGGGTNDNIANGIYFAVRNGAKVINMSLGGTSFSTAINSAIEFARSSDVLVVVAAGNEGTNLLTGASYPCENTNANLICIAALDQKHALANFSNYDTNATLASRSVDFGAPGTNIYSGYGTEVSYNENATSYSDWTYSTTGTAWASSTCTLSNYKMLVTADCTLANALFDSSANTITTTALNTNSIVYKNFTIPAGATNVSLSHFIVSYGERQSASACYDYIQAKYSVTAGSPAAGTTLTMYDSNFANFQSQLCRNGSNTFISNSADTKILTNCIGGAGTNCTVGYRLVSDTSGAYFGGLVGDVFLTAWAPSTTAYTNLNGTSMATPNAAGVAALIRSYNQSFTYQDVITKLIEGGVAETALAGTTQHGKAINANASLKHLKQTTGVTAVLQ